Part of the Gemmatimonadales bacterium genome, GTGCTGGGTGCTTCCGCGCTCGGCGGCCCCCTCGCTGCCCGGCCGGCCCCACCGGCCGGGAGCTCCCTCGCCCGCTTCGCACGCGATCCTTTCGACATCGAGGAAGCGACCGTCCGCGATCTCCAGTCCGCGATGGAAGCGGGCCGGGTGTCCGCTCGCGAGCTGGTCGAGCTCTATCTCCAGCGCATCGACGGTCTCGACCGTCAGGGACCGGCACTCCTCAGCATTCTGGAGACCAATCCGGAGGCGCTGGCGCTGGCGGAGGGGTTGGACCGAGAGCGAAAGTCCGGCAACGTCCGCGGCCCGCTCCACGGCATTCCGGTCCTGCTCAAGGACAACGTCGCCACGGCAGACCGGATGACCACCACCGCCGGCTCCCTCGCGCTCGAGGGCTCGATCCCGCCACGCGACGCCTTCCTGGTCGAACGGCTGCGCGCCGCCGGTGCCGTCCCGCTGGCCAAAACCAACATGAGCGAATGGGCCAATATCCGCTCCAGCCGGTCGAGCAGCGGCTGGAGCGCGCGCGGGGGCCAGTGCCGCAACCCGTACGTGCTGGATCGCAATCCCTGCGGCTCGAGCTCGGGGTCCGCCGTTGCCGTCTCGGCCAACTTCGGCACCGTGGCGATCGGCACCGAGACCGACGGCTCGATCGTCTGTCCCGCCAGCACCAACGGCGTAGTAGGGCTCAAGCCCACCGTGGGCCTGGTGAGTCGCGCGGGCGTCGTGCCGATCTCCCATACCCAGGATACCGCGGGCCCACTCACCCGCACGGTGGCCGACGCGGCGGCGCTGCTCGGAGCCATCGCCGGCACGGATCCGCGCGACCGAGCCACCGGAGCGGCCACGGGGCACATCGAGGCCGACTATACCAGGTTCCTCGATGCCGGAGGCCTCCGCGGGGCGCGTATCGGGGTGGCCAGGGCCAAGTTCTTCGGCTATAGCGACGCGGCGGACCGGCTCACCCAAGGCGCCCTCGACGTGATGAAGCAGGAGGGCGCGGTCCTGGTCGATCCGGCCAACATCCCTCACGCGGGGGAGTACGACGACGCGGAGCTCGAGGTGCTGCTCTTCGAGCTCAAGGCCGACCTCGCCGCGTATCTGGCGGACCTCGGGCCGGCCGCGCCAGTCAAACGGCTGGCGGATGTCATCGCCTTCAACGAGCGGGAGCCGGCGCGGGAGATGCCCTTCTTCGGCCAGGACCTCTTCGTTCGCGCGGCAGCCAAGGGTCCGCTCACGTCGCCGAAGTACCGGAAAGCACTGGCGCACTGCCGCCGGCTCTCCCGGACGCTGGGTCTCGATGCGGTGATGACGGCGCATCGGCTCGATGCCATCGTGGCGCCGACCGGGAATCCCGCATGGCCCACCGACCTGGTGAACGGCGATCATTTCACCGGCTCGAGCTCCACGCCGGCCGCGGTGGCCGGCTATCCCAGCATCAGCGTCCCCGCGGGGTTCGCCTTCGGCTTGCCGGTGGGCGTCTCGTTCATCGGGCGCGCCTGGAGCGAGCCGGTACTCCTCCGTCTGGCCTATGCCTACGAGCAGGCCAGCCGGCTCCGACAACCACCGCGATTCCACCCCACGCTGGACTCGAGCATCGAATGAAGATCGTTGCACGCTGACGTGCGGCGCTGACGCGCAGCCGGACGTGCGGCGCGCGCTTGACTCTCCACTCGCGGTGGTGGATTTTCCAGCCCGGATCACTCTCTCTAAACCGGGACCTGCATGGCTGTGACCAGCGCGCTTGCCTCCGATCCGGCCGCCCGGGCCGGCCTGTCCCGCGATCAACTCCTCGAGATCTATTACTGGATGCGTCTCACCCGGTCGCTGGAGGAGCGGCTGGTCAATCTGTATCGCCAGACCAAGGTCGTCGGCGGTCTGTTCCGCTCGCTGGGCCAGGAGGCCTGCGCCGTCGGCTCGGCCTACGCGCTCCGGCGGGAGGACGTGCTGTCCCCGCTCATTCGTAATCTCGGCTCCATGCTGGTGAAGGGCGCGACCCCGGTCGAGGTGGTCCGCCAGTACATGGCGACCGGCAATTCTCCCACCCGCGGCCGGGAGCTCAATATCCACTTCGGCGATCTGCAGGAGCGGAACTTCGTGGGCCAGATCTCCCATCTGGGAGACATGGTGCCGGTGATGGCCGGGGTGACGCTCTCGTTCAAGCTGCGGAAGGAGCCGCGGGTCGGTCTGGTGTACGTGGGCGACGGCGCCACCTCCACTGGAGCGTTTCACGAGGGGATCAACTTCGCGGCCGTGCAGCGCTGCCCGCTGGTGGTCATCGCGGAGAACAACGGCTACGCCTACTCCACCCCGACGTCCCGGCAATGCGCCGCCGAGCGGCTGGCCGACAAGGCGGTGGGGTACGGCATTCCGGGCCTCCGGGCCGACGGCAACGATGTGCTCGCCACCTTCGAGGTGACCAAGCAGGCCGTGGACCGGGCCCGGAGCGGCGGTGGCGTCACGCTGATCGAGCTGATGACCTACCGCCGCAAGGGCCACGCGGAGCACGACAACCAGTCGTACGTGCCGGCAGGGGAGATCGAGCGCTGGGCGGCCGAGAACGATCCGCTGGATCGCTACGTGGAGCGGCTCACCGGAGAAGGCGTGAGCGTCTCGGAGCTCGAGGGCATCGACGCACGGGTGGTGCAGGAGATCGACCGGGCTACCGACCTGGCGGAGGGCTCCCCGCCGCCGGAGCCTCGCGATGGCCTGCTCGGCGTCTATGCCGACCCGCCATCCGCAGCGGCATTATGGTACCGCGAAGGTCTCCGGACGGCGGTGGAGCAACACGAGCGGCCCGCGAGCTGGGGAACTCACGATGGCTGAGGTCACGTACCTCGAGGGGATCCGCCAGGCGCTCTTCGAGGAGATGGAGCGCGACCCCAACGTCTTCTGCCTGGGCGAGGACATCGGCGCATACGGCGGCGCGTTCAAGGTCACCGACGGCCTGCTCGACCGGTTCGGCGCCGATCGCGTCATCGACACGCCGATCAGCGAGACCGGTTTCGTGGGCGCGGCCGCCGGCGCGGCCCACATGGGCATGCGTCCGGTGTGCGAGATGCAGTTCATCGACTTCGTCTCCTGCGCCTACAGCATCCTGACCAATTATGTCGCCACGGCGCGCTACCGCGCGTTCCTGCCGTGTCCGATGGTGGTCCGCGGTCCCAGCGGCGGGTACGTGCGCGGTGGGCCGTTCCACTCGCAGAACCCAGAGGCAGCCTTCCTCCACACGCCGGGCCTCAAGATCGTCTATCCTGCCACGGCGGGCGACGCCAAGGGACTGATGAAGGCCGCCATTCGCGACGATGATTGCGTGCTCTTCTTCGAGCACAAGTACCTGTACCGCCGGATCAAGGAAGAGCTGCCGCAGGGCGATCACGTGGTGCCAATCGGCAAGGCGCGGGTGGCGCGCGAGGGCACCGATCTGTCCATCATCACCTATGCCGCCACGGTGTGGAAGTCGCTGGAGGCGGCGGCGCAGCTGGAGCGGGAAGACGGACTCTCGGTCGAGGTCCTGGATCTCCGCTCGCTGCTCCCGCTGGACGACGAGGCCATCGTGGCCACCGTCCGGAAGACCAACCGAGTCCTCATCGTTCACGAGGACACCGTGACCGGCGGTATCGCCGGCGAGATCACCGCCCGGATCAACGACCTGGCATTCGAGTGGCTGGACGCCCCGGTCAAGCGGGTGGCCGCCCACGACGTGCCGTTGCCGTACGCCCCCCAGCTGGAGGACTTCGTCCTTCCGCAGGTGCCGGACATCGTCCGCGCCGCGAGGTGGCTGGCGGCGTACTGAAGAGACGGAGAGACAC contains:
- a CDS encoding amidase, whose product is MLGASALGGPLAARPAPPAGSSLARFARDPFDIEEATVRDLQSAMEAGRVSARELVELYLQRIDGLDRQGPALLSILETNPEALALAEGLDRERKSGNVRGPLHGIPVLLKDNVATADRMTTTAGSLALEGSIPPRDAFLVERLRAAGAVPLAKTNMSEWANIRSSRSSSGWSARGGQCRNPYVLDRNPCGSSSGSAVAVSANFGTVAIGTETDGSIVCPASTNGVVGLKPTVGLVSRAGVVPISHTQDTAGPLTRTVADAAALLGAIAGTDPRDRATGAATGHIEADYTRFLDAGGLRGARIGVARAKFFGYSDAADRLTQGALDVMKQEGAVLVDPANIPHAGEYDDAELEVLLFELKADLAAYLADLGPAAPVKRLADVIAFNEREPAREMPFFGQDLFVRAAAKGPLTSPKYRKALAHCRRLSRTLGLDAVMTAHRLDAIVAPTGNPAWPTDLVNGDHFTGSSSTPAAVAGYPSISVPAGFAFGLPVGVSFIGRAWSEPVLLRLAYAYEQASRLRQPPRFHPTLDSSIE
- a CDS encoding thiamine pyrophosphate-dependent dehydrogenase E1 component subunit alpha — its product is MAVTSALASDPAARAGLSRDQLLEIYYWMRLTRSLEERLVNLYRQTKVVGGLFRSLGQEACAVGSAYALRREDVLSPLIRNLGSMLVKGATPVEVVRQYMATGNSPTRGRELNIHFGDLQERNFVGQISHLGDMVPVMAGVTLSFKLRKEPRVGLVYVGDGATSTGAFHEGINFAAVQRCPLVVIAENNGYAYSTPTSRQCAAERLADKAVGYGIPGLRADGNDVLATFEVTKQAVDRARSGGGVTLIELMTYRRKGHAEHDNQSYVPAGEIERWAAENDPLDRYVERLTGEGVSVSELEGIDARVVQEIDRATDLAEGSPPPEPRDGLLGVYADPPSAAALWYREGLRTAVEQHERPASWGTHDG
- a CDS encoding alpha-ketoacid dehydrogenase subunit beta; protein product: MAEVTYLEGIRQALFEEMERDPNVFCLGEDIGAYGGAFKVTDGLLDRFGADRVIDTPISETGFVGAAAGAAHMGMRPVCEMQFIDFVSCAYSILTNYVATARYRAFLPCPMVVRGPSGGYVRGGPFHSQNPEAAFLHTPGLKIVYPATAGDAKGLMKAAIRDDDCVLFFEHKYLYRRIKEELPQGDHVVPIGKARVAREGTDLSIITYAATVWKSLEAAAQLEREDGLSVEVLDLRSLLPLDDEAIVATVRKTNRVLIVHEDTVTGGIAGEITARINDLAFEWLDAPVKRVAAHDVPLPYAPQLEDFVLPQVPDIVRAARWLAAY